From Acidovorax sp. FHTAMBA, one genomic window encodes:
- a CDS encoding glycosyltransferase family 2 protein has translation MPWLSVLVPVYNVKPWLHECLASVIDQLGDDAGVQILVLDDCSTDGSWALMQELAGRWPGRLQMLRHERNAGLSAARNTMIDAAQGEYLWFLDSDDKLLPGSIARLRTIVQAHAPDVVLCDFSVWRERVRLKHRLRGEHHRRSFRGPASRLEHDRCALLAGMLSTGELHAWSKISRRTLWGDGLRFPVGRHFEDMATMPLMALRARSFYYEPRPWVAYRQRAGSILASMSVPKALDQSAALLPFAQALQASPCASHQNLRLALAQQAARSLVGAMRAACRAGAVEVADELRRNFVEVSPLAPAELSRAYLLRGWWLRRQRFLRWFNARP, from the coding sequence CTGCCGTGGCTGAGCGTCCTCGTGCCTGTGTACAACGTGAAGCCTTGGCTGCACGAGTGTCTGGCGTCCGTCATCGACCAGCTGGGCGACGACGCAGGCGTGCAGATACTGGTGCTGGACGACTGTTCCACCGACGGCAGCTGGGCGCTGATGCAGGAACTGGCCGGGCGTTGGCCGGGGCGCCTGCAAATGCTCAGGCACGAGCGCAACGCCGGCCTGAGCGCAGCGCGCAATACGATGATCGATGCCGCGCAGGGCGAGTACCTGTGGTTCCTCGACTCCGACGACAAGCTGCTGCCCGGCAGCATCGCCCGCCTGCGCACCATCGTGCAGGCGCACGCGCCGGATGTGGTGCTCTGCGATTTTTCGGTGTGGCGCGAGCGTGTACGCCTCAAGCACCGGTTGCGCGGCGAGCACCACCGGCGCAGCTTCCGGGGCCCGGCGTCCCGGCTGGAGCATGACCGCTGCGCCTTGCTGGCGGGCATGCTGTCCACGGGCGAACTGCACGCGTGGTCCAAGATCTCGCGGCGCACGCTCTGGGGCGATGGGCTGCGCTTTCCCGTGGGCCGGCATTTCGAGGACATGGCCACCATGCCCCTGATGGCCCTGCGTGCCCGCAGTTTTTATTACGAGCCCCGACCCTGGGTGGCCTACCGCCAGCGCGCGGGCAGCATCCTGGCCAGCATGAGCGTGCCCAAGGCGCTGGACCAGTCTGCGGCGCTGCTGCCTTTTGCGCAGGCGCTGCAGGCTTCGCCCTGTGCCAGCCACCAGAACCTGCGTCTGGCCCTGGCGCAGCAGGCGGCGCGCAGCCTGGTGGGGGCGATGCGTGCCGCGTGCCGCGCGGGCGCGGTCGAGGTGGCTGATGAGCTGCGCCGCAACTTTGTAGAGGTTTCGCCACTGGCACCGGCAGAACTGTCACGCGCCTACCTGCTGCGCGGCTGGTGGCTGCGGCGCCAGCGGTTCCTGCGCTGGTTCAACGCCCGGCCCTGA
- a CDS encoding nitronate monooxygenase, with product MTFQPLWRALSLRLPILQGPMTGSDTPALAAAVSAAGGLGMLGCGMRSPSAMAEAAAEVRRRTDRPFGLNLFVQDTPTPDPATVERALARLAPLYAEFGLQPAAPAQWCEDFASQFDALVEARPAVASFTFGILNGAQVERLHGAGCTVIGTATTVAEAIAWADVGADAVCASGMEAGGHRGTFLPMGRPDPRGPVAGQPAGQSGPSHADFAAAMVGTMALVPQCVDALHPRGVAVIAAGGIMDGRGIAAAQALGADAVQMGTAFLACTESGIGQAYRDALARAQGTDTRVTRVFSGRPARGIVNTMMERLARDEAAIPAYPVQNALTGTLRRAAAAQGRDDYLSLWAGQGVAAARALPAGELVAALEQEWCAALGRSPSQA from the coding sequence ATGACCTTCCAACCTCTTTGGCGAGCACTCTCGCTTCGTCTGCCCATCCTCCAGGGCCCCATGACGGGTTCCGACACCCCGGCACTGGCGGCGGCTGTGTCTGCTGCCGGAGGGCTGGGCATGCTGGGCTGCGGGATGCGGTCCCCCAGCGCCATGGCCGAGGCTGCGGCCGAGGTGCGGCGGCGCACGGACCGGCCCTTCGGGCTCAATCTCTTTGTGCAGGACACGCCCACGCCCGACCCCGCCACGGTGGAGCGTGCGCTTGCACGTCTGGCGCCGCTGTACGCCGAGTTCGGTCTTCAGCCCGCAGCGCCCGCCCAATGGTGCGAGGATTTCGCAAGCCAGTTCGATGCATTGGTGGAGGCGCGCCCGGCAGTGGCAAGTTTTACCTTCGGCATCCTCAATGGCGCGCAGGTCGAGCGGCTGCATGGTGCGGGGTGCACCGTCATCGGCACGGCCACGACGGTGGCCGAGGCAATCGCCTGGGCTGATGTGGGCGCGGACGCGGTATGCGCTTCGGGCATGGAGGCCGGAGGCCACCGTGGCACTTTTTTGCCCATGGGACGCCCCGACCCCCGAGGGCCGGTGGCAGGTCAACCGGCAGGGCAGAGCGGCCCCTCGCACGCCGACTTTGCTGCGGCCATGGTGGGCACGATGGCGCTCGTCCCGCAGTGCGTGGACGCGCTGCACCCCCGGGGGGTGGCCGTGATCGCGGCGGGCGGCATCATGGACGGGCGCGGCATTGCGGCGGCGCAGGCCCTCGGTGCGGACGCCGTGCAGATGGGTACGGCCTTTCTGGCCTGCACGGAATCGGGCATTGGCCAGGCGTACCGGGATGCACTGGCGCGCGCACAGGGCACAGATACGCGCGTGACACGCGTCTTCTCAGGCCGCCCCGCGCGCGGCATCGTGAACACGATGATGGAACGGCTGGCGCGCGACGAGGCCGCAATTCCCGCCTATCCCGTGCAGAACGCGCTGACCGGCACCTTGCGCCGCGCTGCAGCCGCGCAGGGGCGCGATGACTACCTCTCGCTGTGGGCAGGCCAGGGAGTGGCCGCGGCACGCGCATTGCCTGCGGGTGAGCTGGTTGCGGCGCTGGAGCAGGAGTGGTGTGCAGCGCTGGGCAGGTCACCATCGCAAGCCTGA
- a CDS encoding LysR substrate-binding domain-containing protein has translation MENASTPLDLAALDIFRTVAAEGSVTRAAEQLRRAQSNVTTRVRQLESELGTELFLREGKRMALTPEGQVLLGYADRLLALAEEARQALRPGQPTGRLRLGSMESTAASRLPAPLARLHSRWPDVGLELSTAPTRELLERLRAHTLDAVLVAWPPGQAPDPALETRPVFVEELLLVLPAGHPPVKHPQDVQAASLAVFEPGCTYRRIAQDWFASRATQPQLLELNSYHAILACVAGGGCAGVVPRSVLELSPQAAMLRQQPLTTISTLLVWRQGYRSAALDALQQVLAA, from the coding sequence ATGGAAAACGCTTCAACGCCGCTGGACCTTGCGGCACTTGACATCTTTCGCACCGTGGCAGCTGAGGGCAGCGTCACGCGTGCTGCCGAACAGCTGCGGCGAGCGCAATCCAACGTCACCACCCGCGTGCGCCAGCTCGAATCCGAGCTGGGTACCGAGCTGTTCCTGCGCGAGGGCAAACGCATGGCGCTGACCCCGGAGGGCCAGGTGCTGCTGGGCTATGCCGACCGCTTGCTTGCGCTGGCCGAGGAAGCGCGCCAGGCGTTGCGTCCGGGGCAACCAACGGGTCGCCTGCGCCTGGGCTCCATGGAGAGTACCGCCGCCAGCCGCCTTCCTGCGCCGCTGGCCCGGCTGCACAGCCGGTGGCCGGACGTGGGACTGGAACTCTCCACCGCGCCCACACGTGAGCTGCTGGAGCGCCTGCGCGCCCATACGCTGGACGCCGTGCTGGTGGCCTGGCCGCCCGGCCAGGCGCCTGACCCTGCGCTGGAAACACGGCCAGTGTTCGTCGAAGAACTGCTGCTGGTGCTTCCGGCCGGGCACCCGCCGGTCAAACACCCCCAGGATGTACAGGCGGCCTCGCTCGCGGTGTTCGAGCCTGGTTGCACCTACCGCCGCATCGCACAGGACTGGTTCGCTTCCCGCGCAACGCAGCCGCAGTTGCTGGAGCTGAACTCCTACCATGCCATCCTGGCCTGCGTGGCGGGCGGGGGCTGTGCGGGTGTGGTGCCCCGTTCGGTGCTCGAGCTCTCGCCGCAGGCGGCGATGCTGCGCCAGCAACCGCTGACCACTATCAGCACCCTGCTCGTGTGGCGCCAGGGGTACCGCTCTGCGGCGCTGGATGCCTTGCAGCAGGTGCTGGCGGCCTGA
- a CDS encoding YbfB/YjiJ family MFS transporter, with protein sequence MAALAVAMGIGRFAFTPLLPMMLHDGVVDIATGSWLATANYAGYLAGALLYMALPWLGRRWGAGAVPGNAALVRGGLVATVLLTGLLALPWPASWPLLRLLAGVVSALVFLGTANWCMGRLAHLGRPALGGLIFCGPGLGIVFTGLPTGAMVAAGWSAAAGWLAFAVLAAVLCGGAWTVIRGSEAPTPEPEVAKDAPPQPAARPVPERALLATAYSLAGLGYIITATFLPVIARAALPAGSLWPDLFWPMFGAGVALGAFLSTRIAPTRDRRMLLAGAFLLQAVAIGLGLVWPGRTGFALGSLLLGLPFTAITFFALQEARHQWPQAGAGFTGLMTALYGIGQIAGPPMAAALLARAGSQAQGFDHALGVAGSVLVLGAAIYGFMAWRWRR encoded by the coding sequence ATGGCGGCGCTGGCCGTGGCGATGGGCATCGGGCGCTTTGCCTTCACCCCGCTGCTGCCCATGATGCTGCACGACGGGGTGGTGGACATCGCCACCGGCAGCTGGCTGGCCACGGCCAACTACGCGGGCTACCTGGCGGGTGCGCTGCTGTACATGGCCCTGCCCTGGCTGGGCCGGCGGTGGGGTGCAGGTGCGGTGCCGGGCAATGCGGCGCTGGTGCGCGGCGGGCTCGTGGCCACGGTGCTGCTCACCGGGCTGCTGGCCCTGCCGTGGCCGGCATCGTGGCCGCTGCTGCGCCTGCTGGCGGGGGTGGTCAGCGCGCTGGTGTTTCTTGGCACTGCCAACTGGTGCATGGGGCGGCTGGCGCACTTGGGGCGCCCGGCCCTGGGAGGGCTGATTTTTTGCGGACCGGGCCTGGGCATTGTGTTCACCGGCCTGCCCACCGGCGCCATGGTCGCTGCAGGCTGGAGCGCTGCGGCGGGCTGGCTGGCGTTTGCCGTGCTGGCGGCCGTGCTGTGTGGTGGCGCGTGGACGGTCATCCGGGGTTCTGAAGCTCCGACGCCTGAGCCTGAGGTGGCAAAAGATGCCCCACCGCAACCCGCCGCGCGCCCCGTGCCAGAGCGCGCCCTCCTTGCCACGGCCTACAGCCTTGCGGGCCTGGGGTACATCATCACCGCGACGTTCCTGCCCGTCATCGCGCGTGCAGCGCTGCCAGCGGGGTCGCTCTGGCCCGATCTTTTCTGGCCCATGTTTGGCGCAGGGGTAGCGCTCGGCGCGTTCCTGTCGACACGGATCGCGCCCACGCGGGACCGGCGCATGCTGCTGGCCGGGGCCTTTTTGCTGCAGGCCGTGGCCATCGGCCTGGGGCTGGTGTGGCCGGGGCGCACGGGGTTTGCGCTCGGCAGCCTGCTGCTCGGGCTGCCGTTCACGGCCATCACGTTCTTTGCGCTGCAAGAGGCGCGGCACCAGTGGCCGCAGGCGGGAGCCGGTTTTACCGGGCTGATGACCGCCCTGTATGGCATCGGGCAGATCGCGGGGCCGCCCATGGCGGCGGCCTTGCTGGCACGGGCCG